One Pseudomonadota bacterium genomic window, TTCATCTCTTGTGGCAAGCAGTTATACTGGCCATGATGGCAGAGATTTAGATTCGGAAGCAAGAAGCTTTGTAGAAAAATTATTTGAAAAGCAAGCAAATGCCGACCAAACGGATATATTTTCATTTCCAAGAGGAGCAAGACCCGGTACTTTTTTTCATGATCTTTTTGAGAATATGAGTTTTCTTGATTCGGATTTTAAGGATAGAGAAAAACTTGTTGATGATAAGCTTATAGAATATGGATTTGAGACAAAATGGAAAGACACTGTATGCGACATGATAAAGAAAGTACTTGGAGCCGGTTTGAATGCTTATTTATCTTATGATGATAATGAGAAATCATTGAAATTGTCAAAAGTAGATATTAAACAAAGAATTAATGAAATGGAATTTTATTTTCCCTTAAAAATGATTAGTCCTCAAATAATCAGAAAAATCTTTTATGATTATGGGAACATTAAAATAAATGATGAATATCCCGGCTGGATAGAAAATCTTTCTTTTTCTCCGTCAAAAGGTTTTATGAAAGGCTATATAGACATGGTCTTTTACTCCAATGATAAAATTTATATTGTTGACTGGAAATCAAATTATCTTGGCGGCAGTCTCGGAAATTATCAAAAAACAAATCTTGCCAAAGTAATGGACAAAGAATCATATATACTCCAATACCATTTATATTCGCTTGCTCTCCACCAGTATTTGAGAATTAAATACAAGGAATATAATTATAGTGATTCGTTTGGTGGAGTATTTTATATTTTCTTACGCGGAGTAAACGATTACATAGCTCCCGGTTCGGGGATATTTTTTGATTTGCCGGATATATCTTTAATTGATGCACTTGGAAAAGCGATGATACCTGGGTATTAGAAATTAACTATGAATAAAAGTTATGTAAAATCATTATATAATAAAAATATATTTACAAATATTGATTTGCATTTTGCCAAGTTTATCAATGAACTCGAAAATGTGGATGATTCCGATCTTTTTCTTGCCGCAGCACTTGTCAGTAATGCTGCCGGAAACGGTGATGTATGCCTTGATCTTAAGACTTTTGCAGGAAAAGTAATTCTTGAAAAAGGAGAAGACTATAAAAGGCTTGCATGTCCTTTGCTTGATATCTGGACAGAAAAGCTGAAAATATCAAATGTTGTTGGTAAACCCGGTGATTACAGTCCATTGGTACTTGATGATAAGAACAGGCTTTATTTGCACAAATTTTGGTATTACGAAAATACTCTTTCAAAAGCCATAAAGAATAAAGCAGACGATGATATAATCTGGCCTGATATAAAACTTGATGAAAATCATGTAAGAAAGCTTCTTGATAAATATTTCCCCGATGTTTCCGGTGAAAGGATAAACCTCCAAAAGCTTGCCGCTCTTGTATGTGTATATAAAAGATTATGCATTATGTCAGGTGGTCCAGGCACAGGAAAAACAACAGCAATAGCAAAAATTCTTGCTGTTTTGATAGAAGTTGAATCCGGCGATAAACCAAAGATTTATTTGTGTGCTCCAACAGGAAAAGCTGCTGCAAAGCTTTCCGAGTCCATCAGAAATACAAAGAAAAATATTGATTGCTCGGATGATATAAAGAATTTGATACCCCAGGATGCCTATACAATTCACAGGATGTTAAAAACTATTCCCGGCTCTTCCGCTTTTCATTATAATGCCGACAATAAACTTCCCGCAGATATAGTCGTTATTGACGAGGCATCCATGGTTGATCTTGCGCTGCTTGCAAAACTTGTTGAAGCTTTGCAAGATGATGCCAGGCTCATCCTTGCAGGAGATAAAGACCAGCTTGCTTCTGTTCAAGCCGGGTCGGTATTGGGAGATATTTGCAACAGAAGTGATATGACCGGATATCCGATTAAGCCATATAAAAAATTATATGCTAAAATTGAAGATGGCATTGATGTTATATCTGGTAAAAACAGCTTAAATGACTGTATCGTAGTTCTTAAAAAAAATTACCGTTTTTCAAAAGACAGCAGGATTGGCCGGTTAAGTATGGCTGTTAATAAAGGTGAAACGGAAAATGCTATTGAAATTTTAAAAGAGAAAAATGATGATGAAATATGCTGGGAAGAAAATAATAATCAAAAAGAACTTTATCGCGTTCTTGAAGAAAAGATAATTGAAGGATATTCTTCCTATCTTAAAATTGATGATCCAATAGCCGCTCTTTATTTGCTTGGTCAATTTAAAATATTATGTGCTGTAAACAAAGGGCCTTTCGGCATTGATGGTATAAACTCTTTCGCCGAATCAGTGCTGGCAAAAAAAAGGTTTATAGATATTTCAAGC contains:
- the recD gene encoding exodeoxyribonuclease V subunit alpha is translated as MNKSYVKSLYNKNIFTNIDLHFAKFINELENVDDSDLFLAAALVSNAAGNGDVCLDLKTFAGKVILEKGEDYKRLACPLLDIWTEKLKISNVVGKPGDYSPLVLDDKNRLYLHKFWYYENTLSKAIKNKADDDIIWPDIKLDENHVRKLLDKYFPDVSGERINLQKLAALVCVYKRLCIMSGGPGTGKTTAIAKILAVLIEVESGDKPKIYLCAPTGKAAAKLSESIRNTKKNIDCSDDIKNLIPQDAYTIHRMLKTIPGSSAFHYNADNKLPADIVVIDEASMVDLALLAKLVEALQDDARLILAGDKDQLASVQAGSVLGDICNRSDMTGYPIKPYKKLYAKIEDGIDVISGKNSLNDCIVVLKKNYRFSKDSRIGRLSMAVNKGETENAIEILKEKNDDEICWEENNNQKELYRVLEEKIIEGYSSYLKIDDPIAALYLLGQFKILCAVNKGPFGIDGINSFAESVLAKKRFIDISSQWYRGRPVLIKENSYNLGLFNGDMGIIMPARDEDDNLYAYFGSNMEAERKFKPGILPKHETAYAMTVHKSQGSEFDNVVVVLPEKDYPVLTRELIYTGITRTTGKLTIVGTESILRTAILRKTQRTSGLNDALWG